In a genomic window of Shouchella clausii:
- the ectA gene encoding diaminobutyrate acetyltransferase, with protein MVQTPVLTLTKPTVEDGAAMWQLAKSSSLDTNSSYKYIMMCEYFDDTCIVAKDGDEVVGFITAFIPPKQQDTLFIWQIGVAASQRGRGLGLDLINKLIEREACKDIRYVEATVTPSNKASQALFRKLARIHQTDCQVSSCFSEHLFPGESHEQENTFRIGPLRS; from the coding sequence CACCAGTACTAACGTTAACAAAGCCAACCGTGGAAGATGGCGCGGCAATGTGGCAACTGGCGAAATCGTCTTCGCTCGATACAAACTCGTCCTACAAGTACATTATGATGTGCGAATATTTTGACGATACATGTATTGTGGCAAAAGACGGCGATGAAGTAGTAGGATTTATTACCGCTTTTATTCCTCCTAAACAGCAAGATACGTTGTTTATTTGGCAAATCGGGGTAGCAGCGTCCCAACGGGGGCGAGGGCTCGGCCTTGACTTGATCAATAAGCTGATTGAGCGAGAGGCATGCAAGGATATCCGTTACGTGGAAGCAACGGTAACGCCTTCAAACAAAGCTTCGCAAGCGTTATTCAGGAAATTAGCCCGAATCCATCAAACAGACTGCCAAGTGTCTAGTTGTTTTTCGGAACATTTATTTCCTGGAGAAAGCCATGAACAAGAAAACACGTTTCGCATTGGACCACTTCGTTCTTGA
- the ectB gene encoding diaminobutyrate--2-oxoglutarate transaminase — protein MNETMSIFNELESKVRSYCRSFPAVFTKAKGWKMWDEDGTEYIDFFSGAGALNYGHNDEKMKRALIDYIADDGITHSLDMATKPKAAFLKKLNEVILKPRKLNYKVMFPGPTGTNTVESALKLARKVTGRTEIISFTNGFHGMTIGSLSVTGNASKRKGAGIPLTNVVTMPYDKFGDEEVDTLRYLEQFLRDNGSGVDIPAAVILETVQGEGGINAARMEWLQQLERICKKYDILMIIDDVQAGIGRTGTFFSFEEAGITPDIVCLSKSIGGYGLPLALTLFKPELDIWAPGEHNGTFRGNNHAFITATAALSYWEDPSFEQAIKDKSKKIHAFLTKLVDSYPEMNGCVKGRGFMAGIGSKVDGLAGKIAAEAFKRGLIMETAGPEDEVFKLFPPLTISDEDLERGFAIIEESVRAVLGVKEPVTT, from the coding sequence GTGAATGAAACAATGAGCATTTTCAATGAATTGGAATCAAAAGTGCGTAGTTACTGCCGCAGCTTCCCGGCTGTTTTCACGAAGGCAAAAGGCTGGAAAATGTGGGATGAGGACGGAACGGAATACATCGACTTTTTTTCTGGGGCAGGGGCGCTCAATTACGGCCACAATGATGAAAAAATGAAGCGTGCTCTTATCGATTATATTGCCGATGACGGAATCACCCATTCACTCGATATGGCCACAAAGCCAAAAGCAGCATTTCTAAAAAAATTGAACGAAGTAATTTTAAAGCCACGAAAGCTCAATTACAAAGTGATGTTTCCTGGTCCAACAGGCACAAATACAGTTGAATCAGCCTTGAAGCTGGCTCGCAAGGTGACAGGGAGAACAGAAATCATCAGCTTTACAAATGGCTTCCACGGGATGACAATTGGGTCGCTTTCGGTAACAGGGAATGCTTCTAAACGAAAAGGGGCAGGCATCCCTTTGACTAATGTTGTAACGATGCCGTATGACAAATTTGGAGATGAAGAAGTCGATACACTTCGCTATCTCGAACAGTTTTTACGTGACAACGGCTCTGGAGTAGACATTCCGGCGGCCGTCATTCTCGAAACTGTTCAAGGAGAGGGCGGCATTAATGCCGCACGTATGGAATGGTTACAGCAATTAGAGCGCATTTGCAAGAAATACGACATTTTAATGATTATCGATGATGTCCAAGCGGGGATTGGACGCACAGGAACGTTTTTTAGCTTTGAGGAAGCAGGCATTACGCCTGACATTGTCTGCCTGTCTAAATCAATTGGCGGATATGGATTGCCATTAGCACTCACTCTTTTCAAACCTGAACTTGATATTTGGGCTCCAGGCGAGCATAATGGCACATTCCGTGGAAACAACCATGCCTTTATTACAGCAACGGCAGCATTGTCCTACTGGGAAGACCCATCGTTTGAACAAGCGATTAAAGACAAGTCAAAGAAAATCCATGCCTTTTTAACGAAGCTCGTCGATTCATATCCAGAAATGAATGGTTGTGTAAAAGGAAGGGGCTTTATGGCTGGAATCGGTTCAAAAGTAGACGGCCTAGCTGGAAAAATAGCGGCTGAAGCATTTAAGCGCGGCCTAATCATGGAAACGGCCGGACCAGAAGATGAAGTCTTTAAGCTGTTCCCGCCGCTCACGATTTCAGATGAGGACTTAGAAAGAGGCTTTGCCATTATAGAAGAAAGCGTACGCGCTGTCCTTGGCGTAAAAGAGCCTGTCACAACTTAA
- a CDS encoding ectoine synthase, whose product MKVVKLADIIGTNRDVDGGNWRSQRIVVESDGMGYSLHDTQIKAGTETHLWYKYHLESVYVIEGEGEVETVKDGKVWPVKQYECYVLDKNDEHLLRAKTDMRMVCVFNPPVTGEEVHDEDGAYPLPEHMKPLNS is encoded by the coding sequence ATGAAAGTAGTTAAACTGGCAGACATTATTGGCACGAACCGGGATGTAGACGGTGGCAATTGGCGGAGCCAGCGCATTGTTGTCGAGTCAGACGGTATGGGTTATTCTTTGCATGACACGCAAATTAAAGCTGGCACAGAAACGCATCTTTGGTACAAATACCATCTTGAATCTGTTTACGTGATTGAAGGGGAAGGCGAAGTGGAGACGGTAAAAGATGGCAAAGTATGGCCAGTCAAGCAATACGAATGTTATGTGCTCGACAAAAATGATGAGCACTTACTGCGGGCGAAGACCGATATGCGCATGGTCTGTGTGTTTAATCCACCCGTTACAGGCGAAGAAGTCCATGACGAAGACGGTGCCTATCCTCTTCCGGAACATATGAAGCCTCTAAACTCATAG